From a single Gemmatimonadota bacterium genomic region:
- a CDS encoding helix-turn-helix domain-containing protein encodes MRRQAKVDPEGFRSDCSIARALDLLGDRWTLLIVRDLMWHGKHTFQALSRSDERIPSNLLADRLTKLQRWGLVEREAYQDRPVRYRYDLTPLGRTLEPLLKAAMDWGFTHLGGGFHDPSGAVPDRKARRPKPRS; translated from the coding sequence ATGAGACGCCAGGCGAAGGTCGATCCCGAGGGCTTCCGATCGGACTGCTCGATCGCGCGGGCGCTGGATCTGCTGGGCGACCGCTGGACGCTGCTCATCGTCCGCGACCTCATGTGGCACGGCAAGCATACCTTCCAGGCGTTGTCACGAAGCGACGAGCGTATCCCCTCGAACCTGCTCGCCGACAGGCTGACGAAACTGCAGCGCTGGGGTCTGGTCGAGCGTGAAGCCTATCAGGACCGCCCGGTGCGTTACCGGTACGACCTGACTCCCCTCGGCCGGACCCTGGAGCCGCTGCTGAAGGCGGCAATGGATTGGGGGTTCACCCACCTCGGGGGAGGCTTCCACGACCCGAGCGGTGCTGTGCCCGACCGCAAGGCCCGCCGCCCCAAGCCGCGTTCCTGA
- a CDS encoding intradiol ring-cleavage dioxygenase translates to MPHDDFGGLREDLRLTGAALGRRDLLRLAFGVGMVHLVGCDSSPTSAGDAGALCATQIPSETEGPFPADGSNGPDVLTQSGVVRSDIRSSFAGLSGTAAGIPLTVRLTLVSAGACTPLAGRAIYLWHCDREGRYSLYSSGATSQNYLRGVQESDADGVLSFTTVFPGCYAGRWPHIHFEVYESLAVAVASGSDLVTSQLALPESACDAVYATSGYEQSVTNLSRISLATDGIFRDGVDQQLATVTGDVNSGYVATLTVAV, encoded by the coding sequence ATGCCTCACGACGACTTCGGCGGGCTCCGCGAGGACCTCCGCCTTACCGGCGCGGCGCTCGGTCGCCGCGATCTACTTCGTCTGGCCTTTGGGGTCGGAATGGTCCACTTGGTCGGGTGCGATTCCAGCCCGACGTCTGCCGGCGACGCGGGTGCGTTGTGCGCCACGCAGATCCCCTCGGAGACCGAGGGGCCCTTTCCGGCGGACGGATCCAACGGGCCCGACGTTCTGACGCAGAGTGGCGTCGTGCGAAGCGACATCCGTTCGAGCTTCGCTGGCCTCTCGGGTACGGCGGCGGGCATTCCGCTCACCGTGCGCCTCACCTTGGTGTCCGCAGGGGCCTGCACGCCGCTGGCGGGACGGGCCATCTACCTCTGGCACTGCGACCGAGAGGGTCGCTACTCGCTCTATTCGTCGGGCGCCACCTCGCAGAACTACCTCCGCGGCGTGCAGGAGAGCGACGCCGACGGCGTGCTGTCCTTCACCACCGTGTTCCCGGGCTGCTACGCGGGTCGCTGGCCGCACATCCACTTCGAAGTATACGAGAGCCTCGCGGTGGCCGTGGCGTCCGGATCGGACCTGGTCACGTCCCAGCTGGCACTGCCGGAGAGCGCCTGCGATGCCGTCTACGCGACCAGCGGCTACGAACAGAGTGTGACCAATCTGTCCCGGATCAGCCTCGCGACCGACGGGATCTTCCGGGACGGCGTGGATCAGCAGCTCGCCACCGTAACGGGTGACGTCAACAGCGGATACGTGGCCACGCTCACCGTCGCCGTGTAA
- a CDS encoding PQQ-dependent sugar dehydrogenase gives MKALALLAIVSLGAAPLRAQATEDPFPAPIPVAEDVVEVGFREFAQVPDVGGEPARVMLLVDEPGTERLFVNDMRGILYAVAYDGSSLTSYLDLREARWGVGVEAGRSEQGFQSFAFHPQFALEGSPGFGKLYTWVDVSDTGPTPDFTPGGGDDTHDTVLLEWTARTPAAARYDGSAPRQVLRVEQPFRNHNGGQIAFDPTPEPGSAEFGLLYVGIADGGSGGDPLNLAQNLGSAFGKIFRIDPLGSGGGRGGYGIPAGNPFVGRSGVLGEIWASGVRNPQRFTWDSANRRMFMADIGQGTVEELSPVTAGANLGWNVWEGSFRYVGRRSVELSGSRSDRSMTYPVAEYGQPDPLLQNSAAATGVVVVRGGSVPQLDGLLLWGDNPSGEVFYLHADHLPDGGEDGIRRVLLRQGGRARTFLEVIQAKNREQGRELARRADLRFGTGPGAQVFLLNKQDGVIRLLTR, from the coding sequence ATGAAGGCCCTGGCCCTACTCGCGATCGTGTCGCTCGGCGCCGCCCCACTCCGGGCGCAAGCAACGGAGGACCCGTTCCCCGCGCCGATTCCGGTCGCGGAGGACGTCGTCGAGGTCGGCTTCCGCGAGTTCGCGCAGGTACCGGATGTCGGAGGAGAGCCCGCCCGCGTGATGCTGCTCGTCGACGAGCCGGGGACGGAGCGACTCTTCGTCAACGACATGCGGGGCATTCTCTACGCAGTCGCCTACGATGGGAGCTCGCTGACCTCGTACCTCGACCTCCGCGAAGCCCGCTGGGGTGTGGGCGTGGAAGCAGGCCGCTCCGAACAGGGCTTCCAGAGCTTCGCCTTCCATCCTCAGTTCGCGCTGGAGGGAAGCCCTGGCTTCGGCAAGCTCTACACCTGGGTCGACGTGTCCGACACGGGCCCCACCCCGGACTTCACGCCGGGCGGCGGGGACGACACCCACGACACCGTGCTGCTGGAGTGGACCGCCCGCACACCCGCGGCAGCGCGCTACGATGGCAGCGCCCCCCGGCAGGTGTTGCGCGTCGAGCAGCCTTTCCGCAACCACAACGGCGGCCAGATCGCCTTCGACCCCACGCCCGAGCCGGGCTCGGCGGAGTTCGGTCTCCTGTACGTCGGGATCGCCGACGGAGGGAGCGGGGGCGACCCTCTCAACCTGGCCCAGAACCTGGGCTCCGCCTTCGGGAAGATCTTTCGCATCGATCCCCTGGGCTCCGGCGGCGGGCGGGGCGGCTACGGCATCCCGGCCGGAAACCCGTTCGTCGGCCGCTCAGGGGTGCTGGGAGAGATCTGGGCGTCGGGCGTGCGCAACCCGCAACGCTTCACCTGGGACAGTGCCAACCGCCGCATGTTCATGGCGGACATCGGGCAGGGTACCGTCGAAGAGTTGAGCCCGGTGACGGCGGGAGCCAACCTGGGCTGGAATGTGTGGGAGGGCAGCTTCCGCTACGTGGGCCGCCGCTCGGTGGAGCTCTCCGGCAGCCGAAGCGACCGTTCCATGACCTATCCGGTGGCGGAATACGGCCAGCCGGACCCCCTCCTGCAAAACAGCGCGGCCGCGACGGGCGTGGTCGTAGTGCGGGGCGGGAGCGTCCCGCAGCTGGACGGCCTCCTGCTCTGGGGTGACAACCCCAGCGGAGAGGTCTTCTACCTACACGCCGACCATCTGCCGGACGGGGGGGAGGACGGCATCCGACGAGTGTTGCTGCGGCAGGGCGGGCGGGCCCGGACGTTCCTGGAGGTGATCCAGGCGAAGAACCGTGAACAGGGCCGCGAGCTGGCGCGTCGGGCCGATCTGCGCTTCGGCACCGGGCCGGGCGCGCAGGTGTTCCTGCTGAACAAGCAGGACGGTGTGATCCGGCTGCTGACGCGCTGA
- a CDS encoding PLP-dependent cysteine synthase family protein, translating into MSILTRIGSTPLVELRVPEDSARIVLKLETQNPTGSMKDRMALAMIEAAERDGRLKPGQPVVEYTGGSTGVSLALVCAAKGYPLDIVTSDAFSLEKRRHMAALGARLTLVASDGGGMDAALTRAMIAAAEKIAEATGAFWTDQLKNADQLSAYHAMGEEIWRRTGGRLDGFVQCTGTAASVRGVSEALRARSSDIRCVAVEPAESAVLSGGPSGVHRIEGVGAGFVVPLWRRDAVDGVETVSTEAAMEAARRLAREEAIVAGTSTGANLVAARRVARELGPGATVVTVACDTGMKYLSTPLYAGS; encoded by the coding sequence ATGTCGATCCTGACACGAATCGGAAGCACTCCGCTGGTCGAGCTGCGCGTGCCCGAGGACTCGGCGCGGATCGTCCTCAAGCTCGAGACGCAGAACCCGACCGGAAGCATGAAGGACCGCATGGCGCTCGCCATGATCGAGGCAGCCGAACGGGACGGACGACTGAAGCCCGGCCAGCCCGTGGTGGAGTACACCGGCGGCAGCACGGGCGTCTCGCTGGCGTTGGTGTGCGCGGCCAAGGGCTACCCCTTGGACATCGTCACCTCAGACGCGTTCTCCCTGGAGAAGCGACGGCACATGGCGGCCCTGGGTGCGCGGCTGACCCTGGTGGCCAGCGACGGTGGCGGAATGGACGCCGCGCTGACTCGAGCCATGATCGCAGCCGCGGAGAAGATCGCCGAGGCGACCGGCGCCTTCTGGACCGACCAGCTGAAGAACGCCGACCAACTCTCCGCCTATCACGCGATGGGTGAGGAGATCTGGAGACGGACGGGCGGTCGTCTCGACGGGTTCGTGCAGTGCACGGGCACTGCCGCATCGGTGCGGGGCGTCTCCGAGGCCCTGCGCGCGCGAAGCTCCGACATCCGCTGCGTCGCCGTCGAGCCCGCTGAATCCGCGGTGCTGTCGGGCGGCCCTTCCGGAGTCCACCGGATCGAAGGCGTGGGAGCGGGCTTCGTGGTACCGCTCTGGCGTCGAGACGCGGTGGACGGCGTCGAGACCGTCTCGACCGAAGCGGCGATGGAGGCAGCCCGGAGGCTGGCCCGTGAGGAGGCGATCGTGGCGGGGACGTCGACCGGTGCGAACCTGGTCGCTGCCCGGCGAGTGGCACGCGAGCTGGGGCCGGGTGCTACCGTGGTCACCGTCGCCTGTGATACCGGGATGAAGTACCTCTCCACCCCGCTCTACGCGGGTAGCTAG
- a CDS encoding vanadium-dependent haloperoxidase, which produces MERARRSAAVSTVLTLSLALCACAAHEADSAPLAADVVVSWNERVLGIAEDEDGFLTLKGLRTATLMHLAMHDALNAIERRYATFRPVAATPDADPLTAANEAAYRVAIAAYPDRAADLEAEWRRWSTEATDRSLPAQELGRSAADAVLSERARDGWDAAAEYQWHPMGPGVYAEFNEHSGTPEGFIFGAGWAQARPFTLERPDQFRSPPPPAIDSDAYTRAFDEVKSVGAQGSTTRTADQTHLAMWWKEFVEKSHNRLARELVRADDPGLWEAARLFARLNMAIYDGYVSSFDAKFAYNHWRPYTAIRWASHDGNPDTAEDPSWTNLHDHTYAFPSYPSAHGTVCAAAMTVLGDAFGEERAFDMTIREVDAAGPMSDKILMDPATRSFSSFAEAATECALSRVYLGIHFRYDSEAGTALGRQVGATALETLGER; this is translated from the coding sequence ATGGAACGAGCGAGGCGATCCGCCGCAGTGTCCACCGTCCTGACCCTTTCCCTGGCCCTCTGCGCATGCGCGGCGCACGAGGCGGATTCCGCTCCGTTGGCTGCCGATGTGGTGGTTTCCTGGAACGAACGCGTCCTGGGTATCGCCGAGGACGAGGACGGCTTCCTGACCCTGAAGGGCCTCCGGACGGCCACGCTGATGCACCTGGCCATGCACGATGCGCTCAACGCGATCGAGCGCCGCTACGCCACGTTTCGCCCGGTGGCTGCCACACCGGACGCCGATCCGCTCACCGCGGCCAATGAGGCTGCCTACCGGGTGGCAATCGCAGCGTATCCGGACCGCGCAGCGGACCTGGAGGCCGAGTGGAGGCGCTGGTCGACCGAGGCGACCGACCGGTCCCTACCGGCGCAGGAGCTCGGCCGCTCCGCGGCCGATGCGGTGCTGAGCGAACGGGCGCGCGACGGGTGGGACGCCGCGGCGGAATACCAATGGCACCCGATGGGTCCCGGGGTCTACGCCGAGTTCAACGAGCACAGCGGTACACCGGAGGGCTTCATCTTCGGAGCGGGGTGGGCGCAGGCGAGACCCTTCACGTTGGAGCGACCGGATCAGTTCCGCTCGCCCCCGCCCCCGGCGATCGACAGCGACGCCTACACGCGAGCCTTCGACGAGGTGAAGAGCGTGGGCGCGCAGGGAAGCACCACCCGCACCGCGGATCAGACCCACCTGGCCATGTGGTGGAAGGAGTTCGTGGAGAAGTCGCACAATCGCTTGGCGCGTGAGCTGGTGCGTGCGGACGACCCGGGGCTGTGGGAGGCCGCCAGGCTCTTCGCGCGGCTCAACATGGCCATCTACGACGGGTACGTCTCGTCCTTCGACGCCAAGTTCGCCTACAACCACTGGCGACCCTACACCGCCATCCGCTGGGCTTCCCACGACGGCAATCCGGACACGGCGGAAGATCCGAGCTGGACCAACCTGCACGATCACACCTATGCCTTCCCGTCCTATCCGTCCGCCCACGGCACGGTGTGCGCGGCGGCCATGACGGTGCTCGGTGACGCTTTCGGAGAGGAGCGCGCCTTCGACATGACCATTCGCGAGGTGGACGCGGCCGGCCCCATGTCCGATAAGATCCTGATGGACCCTGCCACGCGTTCCTTCTCCTCGTTCGCTGAGGCTGCCACCGAGTGTGCGCTGTCTCGCGTGTACCTGGGCATCCACTTCCGGTACGACTCCGAAGCGGGGACGGCGCTCGGAAGACAGGTAGGTGCGACTGCGCTGGAGACGCTGGGCGAGCGCTGA
- a CDS encoding ion channel → MDLPEQDAAPPDAGARERLDQDLGLGGRLSERSRARLLNQDGTFNVRRNDLSPFHPYNAYHTLLSLSVPRLILTMAAIYAGTNLGFATLYWLIGPGALAGAASEPWGRFEDCLFFSVQTLATIGYGKLVPDTRLANSLVAIEALVGLLGFAVLSGLLFTRFTRPTAKIRFSDRAILAPYRDGWALMFRLANLRNHDLTDVHATVSFARWIDDRGGRRRRFDQLPLEREHIVFMPLHWVVVHPIDERSPLRGYTPESLRASEPEVVCVVSAQDETFAQMVHAKTSFDGTEIIWGARFRDMYLPASDRVSIDLNRLSEIESLEAPERL, encoded by the coding sequence ATGGACCTGCCTGAACAGGACGCCGCCCCTCCCGACGCAGGTGCCCGCGAGCGGCTCGACCAGGACCTGGGGCTGGGCGGCAGGCTCTCCGAGCGCAGTCGCGCCCGTCTGCTCAATCAGGACGGCACCTTCAACGTGCGCCGGAACGATCTGAGCCCGTTCCACCCGTACAACGCGTACCACACGCTGCTGTCGCTCAGCGTACCGCGGCTGATCCTGACCATGGCCGCGATCTACGCGGGCACCAACCTCGGATTCGCCACGCTGTATTGGCTCATCGGTCCAGGGGCCCTGGCCGGGGCGGCCAGCGAGCCGTGGGGCAGGTTCGAGGACTGCCTCTTCTTCAGCGTCCAGACCCTGGCCACCATCGGCTACGGCAAGCTCGTGCCCGACACTCGACTGGCCAACAGTCTGGTGGCGATCGAGGCCTTGGTGGGGCTCCTCGGCTTCGCGGTGCTGAGCGGCCTGTTGTTCACGCGCTTCACGCGCCCCACCGCCAAGATCCGCTTCAGCGACCGCGCCATCCTCGCACCCTACCGGGATGGCTGGGCCCTGATGTTCCGCTTGGCCAATCTGCGCAATCACGACCTCACCGACGTGCACGCCACGGTGTCGTTCGCGCGCTGGATCGACGACCGCGGAGGCCGGCGGCGGCGCTTCGACCAGCTCCCGCTGGAGCGCGAGCACATCGTCTTCATGCCCCTGCATTGGGTGGTGGTCCACCCGATCGACGAGCGCAGCCCGCTGCGGGGGTACACGCCCGAGTCCCTGCGGGCCTCGGAGCCCGAGGTGGTCTGCGTGGTGAGCGCCCAGGACGAGACCTTCGCGCAGATGGTGCACGCCAAAACCAGCTTCGACGGAACGGAGATCATCTGGGGCGCCCGCTTCCGCGACATGTACCTACCGGCCAGCGACCGCGTGTCCATCGACCTGAACCGGCTGAGCGAGATCGAGTCGCTGGAGGCCCCCGAACGCCTCTGA
- a CDS encoding TetR/AcrR family transcriptional regulator C-terminal domain-containing protein, with product MDAAVTLADESGLQGVTMRALGHALAVEAMSLYNHVTSKDDLLDGMTDRVLGEIELPANQDWRAASRRRLMSAHEVFLQHRWLCPLLSTRPGSSQAALRYREAGRGVLQDAGFPEGLIDSAWHTLEGYLHGFTLQRLNAENEANASGVTAEFAFGLDLILEGLVRRKAAPAPRAP from the coding sequence GTGGACGCCGCCGTGACCTTGGCGGACGAGTCGGGGCTGCAAGGCGTGACCATGCGGGCTCTGGGGCACGCCCTGGCGGTGGAAGCCATGTCGCTCTACAACCACGTCACCAGCAAGGACGATCTCCTGGACGGGATGACCGACCGCGTTCTGGGCGAGATCGAACTGCCTGCCAACCAGGATTGGCGAGCGGCGTCGCGACGGCGCCTGATGTCCGCACACGAGGTGTTTCTCCAGCACCGCTGGCTCTGCCCGCTACTCAGCACTCGCCCCGGGTCGAGCCAAGCCGCCCTCCGCTACCGGGAAGCGGGCCGCGGCGTCCTGCAGGACGCGGGCTTCCCCGAGGGGCTGATCGACTCCGCCTGGCACACGCTGGAAGGCTACCTGCACGGGTTCACGCTTCAGCGGCTGAACGCAGAGAACGAGGCGAACGCATCCGGGGTCACCGCGGAGTTCGCGTTCGGCCTCGATCTGATCCTTGAAGGGCTGGTGCGGCGCAAGGCCGCGCCGGCTCCCCGCGCGCCATGA